The genomic interval GCTACCAGGTTAATTGTTCATTCTAGAAGTTGTGCAATTCGGTAAATACTAAATTCGGAAGAAAACAATCTACAAACCTTCTAAATAAAATGACCATGGAGGTgtgtaattgtttattttggtcAAGAACACCGATGACCTTGGAAAACAAGCTTGTTCAAAACTGTcaacaatataattatgttcATTCATGCGTATACTTATACACATTCACGGAATTCTAAAGATTTGGTTTGTTACGTAGACGAGTTGTGACCAAGcaagacaatattaaaatggcGTTGATCTATGATGATGTGTTGTCTTTAATTAGCATCAAAACTGTTTTTTTACTTGTATTCCTAATTGTATTAGCATTATGGTTATTGAagtctaataataatttaccaccTGGTCCCCGTGGCTGGCCCATTGTAGGATCTACGCCTTACATGTTTGGTGAACCACATGAGACATTCGCGGAGTGGACAAGATTTTATGGTGATATATTCACAGTAAAATTGGGCCCGGAAACAGTAATCATTTTGAATGGCTTGGATGTTGTGACACAGGCGTTGAAAGAACATGGCGAGAAGTTCATGGACAGACCACTTGTACCGATATTAGAATTGGGCTATACAGTAAAGGGTAGGTaagaatttgttttattttaagaaataggCATAGTTAGATTATCTGCGCCTACGATTAGTTGAACCGGCAAAATTTGGATTAattatatgtgtttatataatatatctatCACACACGcacattaaacaatttacgcttAAAATGGCGACCAAAATGGTTTATGTACGTAGGCCTATTGTCAAAATGTGTTCTACACTATATCTACTAGACCTGAAGGTTTAAAGTTTATCCCAGGGCCCATAAATTGACCTACTTGTGGTATAccaaatatttatactgtaagATTCAGAGATTGGACtgttccattcatcgccaaTCAATTAAATCtagtatcaatcaatcaatcaatcaaagtaacatttatttctcttgtctttcatagaaaataaaaattaacagtaaaaattattaaaataacaggggcaacattcctaaaaagcaaagcttgtataaggcagcccatagaaaatgaaaaaaaaaaacaggacaacacgggaaccggaaacaggacaaaaacagtaatgaagacttttagattcagggtaccgaaaagactaaatatcaaaactacaatgagtgaaaggataattaaacataactagataagaggtgccgtttcaatttaaaagaaaaactcttcttagacaaagcactttttatattaactggTACGTTATCCCAAAGTTTAGGACCAGTGAACTTAATGCTATGTTTAAaagaagtagttttaaaaaaaggaatacgTATTTGATTTGCGCTCCGAGTACTGTGGTTATGAAAATTAAgattgaaactaaataaatcattaaagtgtGATGGCAGGATCGAGTTTAGCCATGAATAGAGGAAAACACTTTGTTGAAGATGGTTAATATCCTGAATTTTAAGAAGaccaaatgaagaaaataaaggaTTGGAATGGGATAAAGGAGGAGCATTTGCTATGTATCTTACGGTTTTCTTTTGGATCAATAACAGTTTGTTTAAGTAGGACGGGTATGTATTACcccaaataatattacagtaagtgAGGTAAGGGAGGATTAGTGAACAGTAAAGAATCCGGAGTATGTTTTGAGGGATGAAAGATGATAATCTATATATGATACCAGAACTtttggatattttgttttcGACTTGAGTAATCTGATGTTTCCAATTTAGCCAGGGAGttgtaacaactccctggtattacctttttaaagaaatttgtttgtcttcaacattatgatgcgctgtactcgagctgtttgagtggttttcagctattaaaacaattattgtagaaggagataggtaaatgcgaaTAATCCTCGTGTTTTTGTGTGCGagtatttttcaagatgaacACCAATTAgacagtgtaggcctataccacaATCGGAAACCACCCTATTGTGGGTTGGGgaaaatctttgaacctaaattcgttttaatcgtcaataactaattatctaacccAACAGGTGGTTAAATCAGTACTGAAAGTATGAAACAACTTTGTATACAATCGAGTAAAAATTGTAGAAGTAcctaacgcgcgatttaccgaatgttgcccttacgtaaatttatatatgaATTCCAAACTATATTCCGCAAACATAAATAGAATCTATAGTCTTTGCTCTGTAAATTTAATTGTAGCaagattatttttctttttctttttgcgCAACTAAACAAATTATGCCTACGTTCATGCAGTCCGGGccgtgattttttttttcgtacataagttggggaccccttcatgaaacgtcacaaaataaacatgaataattcatcagttaaatttgttgttccgtgtgcacccaagcgtatagcaacaagaagtgattacacaactgcgatacgatactttctacagtaggcctaggattataagtaaattcacgtgattgccttcgcgcactcttcttcacacaaaatgtgtcgagtcgaggctaatcgacagctaggcaagacattaaactaagtagtaattcattggacatagcccaaagaaagcttagacccacaagaataaagaatgtgtataatttgtgtactgtatttttttaattctgctattttattatcaaacaatatgcatgtactcaaaggaactttaaaaatgcgcgtatatgaacacatgagatgggaagatttgacccacgagaataaaaatgtatttttgtgtaatgtttattgtttaattttgctgacttattactcggattgtgtcataccaaagagtgtaactatctttggtcatacctaacacacacacgtcacacacacccacacagctactactagaatagacatgggtttagagactaataattaggcctaatagtattaatagaaactatagttttaacacgtaattctttagtaaaaaattatattaaaaacaccataaactaaaggctgattatttcgacaatccagggagttgttattaataacaactccctggacaatccacacaaaacgccgctattcttctatgaaatcgcacgccgcaacaacagcggagataggcctagaatcgtaccgcacttgtgtaatcacttcttgttgctatacgcttgggtgcacacggaacaagaaaatttaactgatgaattattcatgtttattttgtgacgtttcacgagggggtccccaacttatgtacgaaaaaaaaaatcgcgtccgggCCTATGTTTTCGAATCATCCATATACCGtctactgtataggcctagttatacTGTATCTAATCATGGatcagtaattttttaaatgtgcgTTTGGATCCCAATATTTTCGAGAGTgataaatgaaagaaataagTTCCTGCTATTTTAGAAAAGtgcttcatttttatttaaaagacCTGTACCTCTTAAAGCGTTCTTAGTGTTTCTGCACATTCAGTAGGCCTAGACTACGTCAGATCATGGACTCATTATTTAGATGAATAACCAGTCGACCAATTAAAGCAGCTCTCTCGCTCAAAGCTGCCTCGCATTAGTTATTTGAAGATAATACTTTACCGTGGGCGTACATATGTCTTTCAGGAGTACCGTCAAAATATCACCATACACAAACCTATGGTTGATTCTATTTACTTATGTTTCAATTCTAGGGGGTATAGTTTTTGCAAATGGACATCCCTGGCTTGAACTTCGGCGCTGGTCATCTAGCTTCCTCCGTGACTATTGCCATGGCAAGAAAGGTTTACTTGGAAGACAGTTGAACTTAGAGAGCCAGTTGACTATAGAAGCAGAACACTTGTGTCAAGAATTTGGTAAACGCGAAAAGCCCTTTAATCCATTTCATTACATAAATAATGCAGTATCGAATATTATTAGTATCATTTGCTTCGGCGATAGATTTGAGTACAGTGATCCAAAATATAAGGAACTGTTAGAGGGGATGAGGTACTTGTTTGAGTGTAGCGGATTCGTATCCCCAGTAAATGCCATTCCTCTATTATACTACACCCCATTGTATAAGCGCTTTCGTCACACAATATCCAATACAAAATCATTTATTGATGATATTATAAAACATCATGGAGAAACATTCGATTCTGAAGATATTCGGGACATCATCGACGCGTATCTGCTAGAACTCCAGAAAGATGACGTTGATACCAGTGTGTTTTCCAAAAACATACTATGGCGAACAATTCTTGATTTGTTTCTTGGTGGAACAGATACTGTTACTTCTACACTTGCGTTTACTATCGCGTTCTTTGTAATCTATCCAGAGGTACAAAAAAAGGTAGGCCTCTTGTCGTTTATACTAGgagtaatttaatttataaatgtgttcTGTGATTTTAACactaattaatgtttaaatttgtACGTTTGAGCATGGAAATTTAACAACAGAATGTGTTATCATTTTGTTATACAAGGCCTTACTGTAATTCCATATTTTAAATTTAGGTGCAGAATGAAGTCGATACCGTTCTTGGTCAGAAGAAACCAAAATGGAGCGATCGTCATTCGATGCCATACTTAGATGCCACACTAATGGAGATACAACGGCTGGGTAACGTGTCTCCGTTTTTCGGACGGCGTACTGCTGACGACGTTGAAATAAACGGTTACACAATTCCAGCTGACACGACGGTATTGATAAACTTATTCTGTGTTCATCTTAATTCGGAAAATTGGGAAAGACCTCTGAACTTTAAACCGGAACGATTCTTATCAGATGATTTAAAAACCATTCAAAAGCAAGAGGCATTCCTGCCTTTCGGAATAGGTAGGTATATTAATTACCAATGCTGGTTGCATACAACTTGGGCTTTCCCTTGTCATTTTCAAATGCAGCGGGTTTTGTATAGCCTACAGCGTATCATCAGATCAACACCCAAAGTGTGAGTCTGTTAGAAGAGAATTCTGGACATGTAGAGAATTCGAATTTTCGGATCTAAAGCATAACTTACCATTTTAAGGAAGTGTCGATAagctacagtatttatatagattatttaatatattaaaatagaatgttTTTAATTGAGACCAATTACCGGTAGTGGTTTTATGGTTTAgaagttaaaaacaaaatagaggCATTCAATGTTGGGTCAatttttgtatctattatgttgtgtttagttttatgttttttatgtaaaagggtcctgcgaaaacagaagtgtaaacttctctatgcaggatccttgccatcatttatgctatgaaactgtatttataaacgatgagtaaataaatttgaattgaattgaatttaaatgtCTCGTAAGTGACGTATCATTTGCACGTCCCCAAaccattaatttttaattagccACCTTATTTTTTGTAACATAGTATAATTGAATTTCGATTCCTAATCTTGTCCTGTATTTATATGGACAATTATAAATAAGAATATACTAAATTATAATTCTTTCAGGTCGTCGGTTGTGTATTGGTGAGCTGATGTCGAGAATGGAGCTGTTTCTTTTTACGGTTAACCTGATACAACGATTTCAATTCAAGGTACCGGAAGGAAGATGTGCTCCATCGGTACACGACTGTCTTTCTGGTTTAACACGACGCCCTGAACCCTTTGAAATATGCGCCATTAAACGTTAAGCGTTATAACCAAATTTTCATTGGTTTGGCGCTTTCTTTCGTCTGATAGTCACCGTTGAAGTTTTCGGATTTTGTGTTAATACTGTTCGTAATTTGGCTTTAGAATATGGGtaataaatcaaacaaaattactGTTAACAGAATTTTCGCTGCGTAAGTTGTAGTAGGCTTATGTGTAGTTTCGACAAATCGTTCTCATCAATTTTCATGTtgataactacagtactgtgAATAATCCGTGACGTCAGAGAAGGGCAAACATCTGGCCAATTTACTTAGCTCCGTGGTGCagagttattattataaatatatgctaTAAAAGTCGGTGCTACTCTGTTTATACTATGTATTTCTATAAAAGCTGTGCGATTTAGAAAAAAGTTTCGAAATAATGATCATATACTATGCATTTTTTAGTTTTGGCCAATAACACCCATGACCTTGAAAAACAAGCTTGTTCAAAACTCTcaacagtataattatattcattcaagcgtatacatattatacaaattcaGTGAATTCTAAAGATTTGATTTGGTACGTAGACAATCAGTTGTAACCCAGCAAGACAATTATTAAAATGGCGTTGAGCTATGACGACGTGTTGTCTTTAATTAGCATCCAAACTGTTGTTTTACTTGTCTTCCTAATTATATTGGCATTATGGTTATTGAAGTCTGATAATAATTTTCCACCTGGTCCTCGTGGCTGGCCGATTGTAGGATCTATGCCTTATATGT from Antedon mediterranea chromosome 5, ecAntMedi1.1, whole genome shotgun sequence carries:
- the LOC140049670 gene encoding cytochrome P450 2U1-like, whose product is WLELRRWSSSFLRDYCHGKKGLLGRQLNLESQLTIEAEHLCQEFGKREKPFNPFHYINNAVSNIISIICFGDRFEYSDPKYKELLEGMRYLFECSGFVSPVNAIPLLYYTPLYKRFRHTISNTKSFIDDIIKHHGETFDSEDIRDIIDAYLLELQKDDVDTSVFSKNILWRTILDLFLGGTDTVTSTLAFTIAFFVIYPEVQKKVQNEVDTVLGQKKPKWSDRHSMPYLDATLMEIQRLGNVSPFFGRRTADDVEINGYTIPADTTVLINLFCVHLNSENWERPLNFKPERFLSDDLKTIQKQEAFLPFGIGRRLCIGELMSRMELFLFTVNLIQRFQFKVPEGRCAPSVHDCLSGLTRRPEPFEICAIKR